The following coding sequences are from one Dromiciops gliroides isolate mDroGli1 chromosome X unlocalized genomic scaffold, mDroGli1.pri SUPER_X_unloc_1, whole genome shotgun sequence window:
- the LOC122734265 gene encoding RNA-binding motif protein, X chromosome-like — MGKSEIVAKMVEADRPGKLFIGGLSTETNEKGLESVFGKYGRIVEVLLMKDRETNKSRGFAFVTFESPADAKDAARDMNGKSLDGKTIKVEQATKPSFESRGRRGPPPPPRSRGLRGGRQGSGGARGPPRGGHLDDSGYSLHFNVGSSRGPVPVKRGPPPRSGGPPPKRSAPSGPVRSSSGVGGRGLVSHGRDSYGGPSRREPMSSHRDVYMSPRDDSYSTKESYSSRDYTSSRDSKDYAPTPRNYTYRDYGHSSSRDEYTSRGYSDRDAYGGSRDRDYSDHPSGGSYRDSYESYGNSRSAPTARGPPPSYGGSSRYEDYYSSTRDGYGGSRESYSSSRSDIYSSGRDRVGRQERGLPSSMDRGYPAPRDSYSTSSRGAPGGGGRAGSRSERGGRNRY; from the exons atgggGAAGTCTGAG attgtTGCAAAAATGGTGGAAGCGGATCGTCCGGGGAAGTTATTTATAGGAGGGCTCAGTACAGAAACCAATGAAAAAGGCCTTGAATCAGTTTTTGGGAAATATGGCCGTATAGTAGAAG ttctttTGATGAAAGATCGAGAAACCAACAAATCCAGAGGCTTTGCTTTCGTTACTTTTGAGAGTCCAGCTGATGCCAAAGATGCTGCAAGAGACATGAATGGAAAG TCCTTAGATGGAAAAACAATTAAGGTAGAACAAGCCACCAAACCATCTTTTGAAAGTCGTGGTAGGCGAGGGCCACCACCCCCTCCAAGAAGCAGAGGTCTTAGAGGTGGAAGACAAGGAAGTGGTGGAGCAAGAGGGCCACCTCGTGGAGGTCACTTGG atGACAGTGGATATTCTCTTCATTTCAACGTGGGTTCTTCCAGGGGACCAGTCCCAGTTAAAAGGGGCCCACCTCCACGAAGCGGAGGTCCTCCACCTAAAAGGTCTGCACCTTCTGGACCAGTACGTAGCAGTAGcggagtgggaggaagag gtCTAGTATCTCATGGAAGAGATAGCTATGGAGGTCCTTCACGAAGAGAACCAATGTCATCACACAGAGATGTGTATATGTCACCAAGAGATGATAGTTACAGTACTAAAGAGAG TTATTCAAGCAGAGATTATACAAGTTCTCGGGATTCCAAAGATTATGCTCCAACTCCAAGGAACTATACATACCGTGACTATGGCCATTCTAGCTCACGTGATGAGTATACATCTAGAGGATATAG TGACCGTGATGCGTATGGTGGAAGTCGTGATAGAGACTATTCAGATCACCCAAGTGGAGGGTCCTACAGAGATTCTTATGAGAGTTATG GTAACTCCCGCAGTGCTCCAACTGCTCGAGGGCCTCCTCCCTCTTATGGGGGAAGTAGTCGCTATGAGGATTATTATAGCAGCACACGAGATGGATATGGTGGAAGCCGTGAAAGTTACTCAAGTAGCCGAAGTGATATTTATTCAAGTGGTCGTGATCGTGTTGGCAGACAAGAGAGAGGGCTTCCTTCTTCAATGGATAGGGGATATCCTGCCCCTCGTGATTCATACAGCACTTCCAGCCGTGGAGCACCAGGAGGTGGTGGCCGTGCAGGAAGCCGATCTGAAAGAGGAGGCAGAAACAGATACTAA